From Salinirubellus salinus, the proteins below share one genomic window:
- the asd gene encoding aspartate-semialdehyde dehydrogenase, with translation MSIRVGILGATGAVGQRLVQLLDPHPDFEIAALTASEASAGRSYRAAAKWGLDFPIPDSVAEMTVRATDADEIPDDVPLLFSSLPSSVGEAVEPGLAEAGYVVSSNSSNARMDPDVPLVIPEVNADHLDLLEVQRDERGWDGALLKNPNCSTITMVPTLAALDQFGLERVHVSTLQAVSGAGYSGVTSMEILDNAIPHIGGEEEKMEDESRKLLGGFDGAELDLHGMDVSASCNRIATLDGHLENVWADTAQDVTTESAAEAMADYPSADLPSSPAPLIHTFEDPERPQPRLDRMLGDGMAVSAGGFRETPEGVQYNCLSHNTLRGAAGASILNGELLAREGYL, from the coding sequence ATGAGCATCCGCGTAGGCATCCTCGGCGCGACGGGCGCCGTGGGCCAGCGACTCGTCCAGCTGCTCGACCCGCACCCCGACTTCGAGATCGCCGCACTGACCGCCAGCGAGGCCTCGGCCGGGCGGTCGTACCGCGCCGCCGCCAAGTGGGGGCTGGACTTCCCCATCCCCGATAGCGTGGCCGAGATGACGGTCCGGGCCACCGACGCCGACGAGATCCCGGACGACGTGCCGCTCCTGTTCTCGTCGCTCCCCTCCTCGGTCGGAGAGGCGGTCGAGCCCGGTCTCGCCGAGGCGGGCTACGTCGTCTCCTCGAACTCCTCGAACGCCCGGATGGACCCGGACGTCCCGCTCGTCATCCCCGAGGTGAACGCCGACCACCTCGATCTCCTCGAGGTCCAGCGCGACGAGCGCGGCTGGGACGGCGCGCTCCTGAAGAACCCGAACTGCTCGACCATCACGATGGTCCCCACGCTGGCGGCGCTCGACCAGTTCGGCCTCGAACGCGTCCACGTCTCGACCCTGCAGGCCGTCTCCGGCGCCGGCTACTCCGGCGTCACCTCGATGGAGATCCTCGACAACGCCATCCCCCACATCGGAGGCGAGGAGGAGAAGATGGAGGACGAGTCGCGTAAACTGCTCGGCGGGTTCGACGGCGCCGAACTCGACCTCCACGGGATGGACGTCTCGGCATCGTGCAACCGCATCGCGACGCTCGACGGCCACCTCGAGAACGTCTGGGCCGACACCGCGCAGGACGTGACCACCGAATCCGCCGCCGAGGCGATGGCCGACTACCCGAGCGCGGACCTCCCCTCGTCGCCCGCGCCGCTTATCCACACGTTCGAGGACCCGGAGCGGCCCCAGCCCCGACTCGACCGGATGCTCGGTGACGGGATGGCCGTCTCCGCGGGCGGCTTCCGCGAGACGCCGGAGGGCGTCCAGTACAACTGCCTGTCGCACAACACGCTGCGGGGGGCGGCAGGGGCGAGCATCCTGAACGGGGAACTGCTCGCCAGAGAAGGCTACCTGTAG